Proteins from a genomic interval of Marmoricola sp. OAE513:
- a CDS encoding alpha/beta hydrolase — MSLTPPGPPVPPPPSEPVGPQGEESRSGNPVLLGILVGLLVFALVGAGVGAWLLVSDSEDPLDGGNAGPTFTPAPSSTAPLPETEPSLDRYYDQKLRWKRCGENRCATLKVPMDYTKPDGAEIGIAVLKVPATDEKNRVGSLVVNPGGPGGSGTEFAAAGPLQFGNALTRYFDIVGFDPRGVASSDPLACLDTAGLDEVVAFDPDPDNPAEEASMDRLLGRFGQGCLDESGELARHMSTKEAARDMDVLRAALGESKLDYLGSSYGTFLGATYADLFPKNVGRFVLDGAIDPSLSNEKLSLEQGRGFETALRAYIKDCIDAGGCYLGSTVDGGARKVRAFLDDLDAKPLQTGESRELTEGLGMLGIWLPLYVKELWPDLTQALRSAMRTGDGSGLLGLADRYTARGPKGFRDNSMEALYAVNCLDHNDYIATKDVAARFPEFEKASPTFGRAFAYSLATCSNWPIRSGQRTVALHAKGAPPIVVIGTTRDPATPLVWAQALAAQLDSGQLITRDGDGHTGFGRGNSCVDDAVEKWLISGDRPQVDLKC; from the coding sequence ATGTCGCTCACGCCGCCGGGTCCGCCTGTCCCGCCGCCCCCGTCCGAGCCGGTCGGTCCGCAGGGCGAGGAGTCGCGGAGCGGCAACCCCGTCCTGCTCGGCATCCTCGTCGGCCTGCTGGTGTTCGCCCTCGTCGGTGCAGGTGTCGGAGCCTGGCTGCTGGTCTCCGACTCCGAGGACCCGCTGGACGGTGGCAACGCCGGTCCGACCTTCACCCCTGCTCCCAGCAGCACTGCTCCGCTGCCGGAGACCGAGCCCTCCCTGGACCGCTACTACGACCAGAAGCTGCGGTGGAAGAGGTGCGGGGAGAACCGCTGCGCCACGCTCAAGGTGCCGATGGACTACACGAAGCCGGACGGCGCCGAGATCGGGATCGCGGTGCTCAAGGTGCCGGCGACGGACGAGAAGAACAGGGTCGGCTCGCTCGTGGTGAACCCCGGGGGCCCGGGTGGTTCAGGGACCGAGTTCGCCGCGGCCGGGCCGCTCCAGTTCGGCAACGCCCTGACCCGCTACTTCGACATCGTCGGCTTCGACCCGCGCGGCGTCGCGTCCAGCGACCCGCTGGCCTGCCTGGACACAGCGGGACTCGACGAGGTCGTCGCGTTCGACCCCGACCCGGACAACCCGGCGGAGGAAGCGTCGATGGACCGGCTGCTCGGCCGCTTCGGCCAGGGCTGCCTGGACGAGAGCGGCGAGCTCGCCCGGCACATGTCGACGAAGGAGGCCGCCCGCGACATGGACGTGCTGCGGGCAGCGCTGGGCGAGTCGAAGCTGGACTACCTCGGGTCGTCGTACGGGACCTTCCTGGGGGCGACGTACGCCGACCTGTTCCCGAAGAACGTCGGTCGCTTCGTGCTCGACGGCGCGATCGACCCGTCGCTGTCGAACGAGAAGCTCTCGCTGGAGCAGGGGCGCGGGTTCGAGACCGCGCTGCGCGCCTACATCAAGGACTGCATCGACGCCGGGGGGTGCTACCTCGGCAGCACCGTCGACGGTGGCGCCAGGAAGGTCCGCGCCTTCCTCGACGACCTCGATGCGAAGCCCCTGCAGACCGGCGAGAGCCGCGAGCTGACCGAGGGCCTCGGGATGCTGGGGATCTGGCTTCCGCTGTACGTCAAGGAGCTCTGGCCCGACCTGACCCAGGCGCTGCGCTCGGCGATGCGCACCGGCGACGGGTCCGGACTGCTGGGCCTGGCCGACCGGTACACCGCGCGCGGCCCGAAGGGCTTCCGGGACAACTCCATGGAAGCCCTGTACGCCGTCAACTGCCTCGACCACAACGACTACATCGCGACCAAGGACGTCGCGGCCCGGTTCCCCGAGTTCGAGAAGGCGTCCCCGACCTTCGGGCGAGCGTTCGCGTACAGCTTGGCGACCTGCTCGAACTGGCCGATCCGCAGCGGCCAGCGCACCGTCGCCCTGCACGCCAAGGGTGCCCCGCCGATCGTGGTCATCGGCACCACCCGCGACCCGGCCACGCCGCTCGTGTGGGCGCAGGCGCTCGCCGCACAGCTGGACTCCGGCCAGCTGATCACCCGCGACGGCGACGGCCACACCGGATTCGGGCGCGGGAACTCGTGCGTGGACGACGCGGTCGAGAAGTGGCTGATCTCGGGGGACCGCCCCCAGGTCGACCTGAAGTGCTAG
- a CDS encoding DNA polymerase III subunit delta': MSVFDDLVGQKPVIEILKNAVAGDMTHAWLFTGPPGSGRSNAALAFAAALQCEQGGCGTCHSCHSVAIGAHPDVNVTRTEKLIIKVDEVRELVRFSALSPAGQRWQIMVVEDADRLNEQGVNALLKAIEEPSERTVWLLCAPTVEDVLPTIRSRSRLVVLATPSPADVAAFLVRTDGVDPQVADYCARASQGHIGRARALARDAETRDRRRELIRLPVKMTDLRECLTAAASVNDLAKQEADAMTVEHDAREREELDAAYGVVERGRRPREYGPALKALERDQKMRAKRRHLDVVDRGLMDLVSVYRDALTLQLGSNSPVVNEEIRPDVEQLARKTTPEENLRRIDAVFEAREQMLEFNVAPVLALESLMMALKV; this comes from the coding sequence GTGAGCGTGTTCGACGACCTGGTCGGCCAGAAGCCGGTCATCGAGATCCTCAAGAACGCGGTCGCCGGCGACATGACCCACGCCTGGCTGTTCACCGGACCCCCGGGCTCCGGTCGCTCGAACGCGGCGCTCGCCTTCGCGGCAGCGCTGCAGTGCGAGCAGGGCGGCTGCGGCACCTGCCACTCGTGCCACAGCGTCGCGATCGGCGCGCACCCGGACGTCAACGTCACCCGCACCGAGAAGCTGATCATCAAGGTCGACGAGGTGCGCGAGCTGGTCCGGTTCTCGGCGCTCTCGCCTGCCGGCCAGCGCTGGCAGATCATGGTGGTCGAGGATGCCGACCGGCTCAACGAGCAGGGCGTGAACGCTTTGCTCAAGGCGATCGAGGAGCCGAGCGAGCGCACGGTGTGGTTGCTCTGCGCGCCGACCGTGGAGGACGTGCTCCCGACGATCCGGTCGCGGTCCCGGCTGGTCGTGCTCGCCACCCCGAGCCCGGCTGACGTGGCGGCGTTCCTCGTCCGCACAGACGGCGTCGACCCGCAGGTCGCCGACTACTGCGCCCGGGCCAGCCAGGGACACATCGGGCGTGCGCGAGCCCTGGCCCGGGACGCCGAGACCCGCGACCGGCGGCGTGAGCTGATCCGGCTCCCGGTGAAGATGACCGACCTGCGTGAGTGCCTCACGGCCGCCGCCTCGGTGAACGACCTGGCCAAGCAGGAGGCCGACGCGATGACGGTCGAGCACGACGCCCGCGAGCGCGAGGAGCTCGACGCGGCGTACGGCGTCGTGGAGCGCGGGCGCCGCCCGCGCGAGTACGGGCCGGCGCTGAAGGCCCTCGAGCGCGACCAGAAGATGCGTGCCAAGCGCCGCCACTTGGACGTGGTCGACCGCGGGCTGATGGACCTGGTCTCGGTCTACCGCGACGCCCTTACCCTGCAGCTCGGTTCGAACTCTCCGGTGGTCAACGAGGAGATCCGACCCGATGTCGAGCAGCTCGCCCGCAAGACCACGCCGGAGGAGAACCTGCGCCGGATCGACGCCGTGTTCGAGGCGCGCGAGCAGATGCTGGAGTTCAACGTGGCGCCGGTGCTCGCGCTCGAGTCGTTGATGATGGCGCTCAAGGTCTGA
- the topA gene encoding type I DNA topoisomerase gives MAHKLVIVESPAKARTIEGYLGKGYVVESSIGHIRDLPQTAADIPAKVKGEPWARLGVNVDDGFKPVYVVSRDKKSHITKLKGLLKDADELYLATDEDREGEAIAWHLLDELKPKKDLPVHRMVFHEITPEAIQAAVESPREIDMDLVEAQEARRILDRLYGYEVSPVLWKKVMSGLSAGRVQSVATRLVVDRERERMAFRLASYWDLEGTFDAGADHEQRMFPGKLHSIDGTRVARGTDFGDDGQLKSEGKVVHVTQARAEALVEALHDTAFTVRSVESKPYTRKPYAPFRTTTLQQEASRKLGFSASSTMSVAQRLYENGYITYMRTDSTTLSDTALNAARSQARELYGPEYVPDAPRVYASKVKNAQEAHEAIRPAGDNFRTPAETGLTGDQFRLYELIWMRTIASQMKDAAGNSVTIRLGGPSASGEDVVFSSSGRTITFHGFLKAYVEGNDDAAAERDDAESRLPNLAEGNAVSAASLKASGHETKPPARFTEASLISELEKREIGRPSTYAAIIGTILNRGYVYKKGTALVPAWLAFSVIRLLERHFERLVSYEFTAGMETVLDDIAGGRKNLETELGEFYFGSDKIEGLKRLVTELGDIDAKELATFPVLTPAGEPSGIDLRVGRYGPYIEVVPENDGDGGGDDAGAPARANVPDDLPPDELTEAKARELLATPAGMETELGTDPETGNLIVAKNGRFGPYVTEVLPEDAPKKQKARTGSLFKTMSLETIDLETALRLLSLPRVVGTDAEGVEITAQNGRYGPYLKKGTDSRSLETEEQLFDITVEQALAIYAQPKQRGRGAAKPPLKELGNDPVSGQPVVVKEGRFGEYVTDGEYNATLRKDDSVEEITLERAAELLAERREKGPAKKAAKKSAKKTAKKSAAKKSAAKKTAKKAAAKKA, from the coding sequence GTGGCACACAAGCTCGTCATCGTCGAGTCGCCGGCCAAGGCCCGCACCATCGAGGGCTACCTCGGCAAGGGCTACGTCGTGGAATCGTCCATCGGACACATCCGCGACCTGCCGCAGACCGCTGCGGACATCCCTGCCAAGGTCAAGGGCGAGCCGTGGGCCCGTCTGGGCGTCAACGTCGACGACGGCTTCAAGCCGGTCTACGTCGTCTCCCGGGACAAGAAGTCGCACATCACCAAGCTCAAGGGTCTGCTGAAGGACGCCGACGAGCTCTACCTGGCCACCGATGAGGACCGCGAGGGCGAGGCGATCGCCTGGCACCTGCTGGACGAGCTGAAGCCGAAGAAGGACCTGCCGGTCCACCGGATGGTCTTCCACGAGATCACCCCGGAGGCGATCCAGGCCGCGGTCGAGTCGCCGCGCGAGATCGACATGGACCTCGTGGAGGCCCAGGAGGCCCGCCGCATCCTGGACCGTCTCTACGGCTACGAGGTCTCCCCGGTGCTGTGGAAGAAGGTCATGTCCGGCCTGTCCGCCGGCCGGGTGCAGTCGGTCGCCACCCGCCTGGTCGTGGACCGCGAGCGGGAGCGGATGGCGTTCCGGCTGGCGTCGTACTGGGACCTCGAGGGGACCTTCGACGCCGGCGCCGACCACGAGCAGCGGATGTTCCCGGGCAAGCTGCACAGCATCGACGGGACCCGCGTCGCCCGCGGAACCGACTTCGGTGACGACGGTCAGCTCAAGTCCGAGGGCAAGGTCGTCCACGTCACCCAGGCTCGGGCCGAGGCGCTGGTCGAGGCGCTGCACGACACCGCCTTTACCGTCCGCTCGGTCGAGTCCAAGCCGTACACCCGCAAGCCGTACGCCCCGTTCCGCACGACCACGCTGCAGCAGGAGGCGAGCCGCAAGCTCGGCTTCTCGGCCTCGTCGACGATGTCGGTGGCGCAGCGGTTGTACGAGAACGGCTACATCACCTACATGCGTACCGACTCCACGACGTTGTCGGACACCGCGCTGAACGCGGCCCGCAGCCAGGCCCGTGAGCTCTACGGTCCCGAGTACGTTCCGGACGCTCCCCGGGTCTACGCCTCGAAGGTGAAGAACGCGCAGGAGGCCCACGAGGCGATCCGTCCGGCCGGCGACAACTTCCGCACGCCGGCCGAGACCGGTCTGACCGGCGACCAGTTCCGGCTCTACGAGCTCATCTGGATGCGCACCATCGCCTCGCAGATGAAGGACGCCGCCGGTAACTCGGTGACCATCCGTCTCGGCGGTCCCTCCGCCAGCGGCGAGGACGTGGTGTTCTCCTCCAGCGGTCGCACGATCACCTTCCACGGCTTCCTCAAGGCGTACGTCGAGGGCAACGACGACGCCGCCGCCGAGCGCGACGACGCCGAGAGCCGGCTGCCGAACCTGGCCGAGGGCAACGCGGTGAGCGCCGCGAGCCTCAAGGCGTCGGGCCACGAGACCAAGCCGCCGGCCCGGTTCACCGAGGCCTCGCTGATCTCCGAGCTGGAGAAGCGCGAGATCGGGCGCCCGTCGACGTACGCGGCGATCATCGGCACGATCCTCAACCGCGGCTACGTCTACAAGAAGGGGACCGCGCTGGTCCCGGCGTGGCTGGCGTTCTCGGTGATCCGCCTGCTCGAGCGGCACTTCGAGAGGCTGGTGTCCTACGAGTTCACCGCCGGCATGGAGACCGTCCTCGACGACATCGCCGGAGGACGCAAGAACCTCGAGACCGAGCTGGGCGAGTTCTACTTCGGCAGCGACAAGATCGAGGGGCTCAAGCGCCTGGTCACCGAGCTCGGTGACATCGACGCCAAGGAGCTGGCGACCTTCCCGGTGCTCACCCCGGCCGGCGAGCCCAGCGGCATCGACCTGCGCGTCGGCCGCTACGGGCCCTACATCGAGGTCGTGCCGGAGAACGACGGAGACGGCGGCGGTGATGACGCCGGCGCTCCGGCGCGCGCCAACGTGCCCGACGACCTGCCGCCGGACGAGCTGACCGAGGCCAAGGCGCGCGAGCTGCTGGCCACCCCGGCCGGCATGGAGACCGAGCTCGGCACCGACCCGGAGACCGGCAACCTGATCGTCGCGAAGAACGGACGCTTCGGCCCGTACGTCACCGAGGTGCTGCCCGAGGACGCCCCCAAGAAGCAGAAGGCCCGCACGGGTTCGCTGTTCAAGACGATGAGCCTGGAGACGATCGACCTCGAGACGGCGCTGCGGCTGCTGTCCCTGCCCCGCGTGGTCGGCACGGACGCCGAGGGTGTGGAGATCACCGCGCAGAACGGCCGCTACGGCCCGTACCTGAAGAAGGGCACCGACTCGCGCTCGCTGGAGACCGAGGAGCAGCTCTTCGACATCACCGTGGAGCAGGCGCTGGCGATCTACGCCCAGCCCAAGCAGCGTGGCCGCGGAGCCGCCAAGCCGCCGCTCAAGGAGCTCGGCAACGACCCGGTCTCCGGGCAGCCGGTCGTGGTGAAGGAGGGTCGCTTCGGTGAGTACGTGACCGACGGCGAGTACAACGCCACGCTGCGCAAGGACGACAGCGTGGAGGAGATCACGCTGGAGCGCGCGGCGGAGCTGTTGGCGGAGCGTCGCGAGAAGGGGCCGGCGAAGAAGGCGGCCAAGAAGTCGGCGAAGAAGACGGCGAAGAAGTCTGCGGCGAAGAAGTCTGCGGCTAAGAAGACTGCCAAGAAGGCCGCTGCTAAGAAGGCCTGA
- a CDS encoding helix-turn-helix domain-containing protein, protein MSDLAAALEVVGARWALLIVEQLLDGPKRYGDLQRDLGVPTNMLATRLRELEAAGVLTRLPLHHNTRAYALTERGLALQEAIVALGDWARERT, encoded by the coding sequence GTGAGCGACCTCGCCGCTGCGCTCGAGGTCGTCGGAGCACGGTGGGCGCTGCTCATCGTGGAACAGCTTCTCGACGGGCCGAAGCGGTACGGCGACCTCCAGCGCGACCTGGGCGTCCCGACCAACATGCTCGCCACCCGCCTGCGGGAGCTCGAGGCGGCCGGCGTCCTCACCCGCCTCCCCCTCCACCACAACACCCGGGCCTACGCCCTCACCGAGCGCGGCCTGGCCCTCCAGGAGGCGATCGTCGCCCTCGGCGACTGGGCGCGCGAACGCACCTAG
- the tmk gene encoding dTMP kinase, with protein MSYPGVYAERGLFLCFEGGEGGGKSTQAKLLAQRLTELGREVLLTHEPGATEVGQKVRQIVLSPETGHLDDRTEALLYAADKAEHLDKMVRPALERGEVVITDRYVDSSLAYQGAGRALEPAELERVLRWATGDLRPHLTVLLDLDPAAGLTRFAERDRIEGEPLEFHLRVRQGFLDLAAADAEHYLVLDASGTIEEVAAAIGARVEALL; from the coding sequence GTGTCCTACCCGGGTGTGTATGCCGAGCGCGGCCTGTTCCTCTGCTTCGAGGGCGGCGAGGGCGGCGGCAAGTCCACCCAGGCGAAGCTGCTCGCGCAGCGGTTGACCGAGCTCGGCCGTGAGGTGCTGCTGACCCACGAGCCCGGCGCGACCGAGGTCGGGCAGAAGGTCCGTCAGATCGTGCTCAGCCCGGAGACCGGCCACCTCGACGACCGCACCGAGGCCCTGCTGTACGCCGCGGACAAGGCCGAGCACCTCGACAAGATGGTCCGCCCGGCGCTCGAGCGCGGCGAGGTCGTCATCACCGACCGGTACGTCGACTCCTCGCTCGCCTACCAGGGAGCCGGCCGCGCGCTGGAGCCTGCCGAGCTCGAGCGGGTGCTGCGCTGGGCGACCGGTGACCTGCGTCCGCACCTGACCGTGCTGCTGGACCTCGACCCTGCTGCAGGGCTGACCCGGTTCGCCGAGCGCGACCGGATCGAGGGGGAGCCGCTGGAGTTCCACCTGCGTGTGCGGCAGGGTTTCCTCGACCTGGCTGCGGCGGACGCCGAGCACTACCTGGTGCTGGACGCGAGCGGGACGATCGAGGAGGTCGCCGCGGCGATCGGCGCACGGGTCGAGGCACTGCTGTGA
- a CDS encoding VOC family protein, producing MSLFITCPVESVERATAFYTALGWTLNPEMSDHNVSCFAIAPDQYVMLGSREMYASVGGTEELVGQADTPSKVTVSFDLGSREAVDELVERAGSAGGRIGDTDDYPFMYQRQFDDPDGYHYSPFWMKPDTDPTT from the coding sequence ATGAGCCTCTTCATCACCTGTCCGGTCGAGAGTGTCGAGCGCGCGACTGCCTTCTACACCGCCCTCGGCTGGACCCTGAACCCCGAGATGTCGGACCACAACGTGTCGTGCTTCGCGATCGCGCCCGACCAGTACGTCATGCTCGGCAGCCGCGAGATGTACGCGAGTGTCGGTGGAACCGAGGAGCTCGTCGGTCAGGCGGACACCCCCTCGAAGGTGACGGTCTCGTTCGACCTCGGCAGCCGCGAGGCGGTCGACGAGCTCGTCGAGCGCGCCGGTTCCGCGGGCGGGCGGATCGGTGACACCGACGACTACCCGTTCATGTACCAGCGCCAGTTCGACGACCCCGACGGGTATCACTACTCGCCGTTCTGGATGAAGCCGGACACCGATCCGACGACGTGA
- a CDS encoding YbdK family carboxylate-amine ligase — protein sequence MSAALASEEFLPGGEFTVGAEEELVLLDQAGGLLRSGAEEAVASVRRAVPPGTGTVSVELFASQIEFATGICAGADGVEEQLATMRSAFFATGGRAMAVGVHPAAPFGDAALTAGPHYDQVARDLAGLLRTPTSALQVHVGLPDVAAALAAYNGIRHRLVVLQALAGASPFWHGRDSGLASTRWAVISSYPRGGVPPHLATWEEYASRVRATAASAGTDDLNQVWWDARLRPALGTIEIRVMDAQPSLQVAAGLVALAQGLVKHAVEHPRRCELPHEVLGENSFRVARHGLETTVVDVDGATRPVRDVALVALRDARSALVPEGHDDALEVVEKLLADATEPARQRQVHEDRGMDGLLEDLVSRTCAR from the coding sequence GTGTCCGCCGCCCTGGCCTCCGAGGAGTTCCTCCCCGGCGGTGAGTTCACGGTCGGGGCGGAGGAGGAGCTGGTGCTCCTCGACCAGGCGGGCGGGCTGCTGCGCTCCGGCGCCGAGGAGGCCGTCGCATCGGTACGGCGGGCGGTGCCGCCGGGCACGGGCACCGTCTCCGTCGAGCTCTTCGCCTCGCAGATCGAGTTCGCGACGGGCATCTGCGCCGGTGCGGACGGCGTCGAGGAGCAGCTGGCAACCATGCGTTCGGCCTTCTTCGCCACCGGCGGCCGCGCGATGGCGGTCGGCGTCCACCCGGCGGCACCGTTCGGCGACGCAGCACTGACTGCGGGACCTCACTACGACCAGGTGGCCCGAGACCTGGCCGGCCTGCTGCGCACGCCCACCTCGGCCCTCCAGGTGCACGTGGGCCTGCCCGACGTCGCGGCGGCCCTGGCGGCGTACAACGGGATCCGGCACCGGCTCGTCGTCCTCCAGGCGCTCGCCGGCGCTTCGCCGTTCTGGCACGGCCGGGACTCGGGCTTGGCCTCGACCAGGTGGGCGGTCATCAGCTCCTATCCCCGAGGCGGGGTGCCGCCGCACCTGGCGACCTGGGAGGAGTACGCCTCGCGCGTGCGGGCCACGGCCGCGTCCGCCGGAACCGACGACCTGAACCAGGTCTGGTGGGACGCGCGACTGCGACCGGCGCTGGGGACGATCGAGATCCGGGTGATGGACGCGCAGCCCTCGCTGCAGGTCGCGGCCGGGTTGGTCGCGCTGGCCCAGGGGCTGGTGAAGCACGCGGTCGAGCATCCCCGGAGGTGCGAGCTCCCTCACGAGGTCCTCGGCGAGAACAGCTTCCGGGTGGCCCGACACGGCCTGGAGACGACCGTGGTCGACGTGGACGGCGCCACCCGACCGGTGCGCGACGTGGCGCTGGTCGCGCTCCGCGACGCCCGGTCAGCGCTCGTGCCCGAGGGCCACGACGATGCTCTGGAGGTCGTCGAGAAGCTGCTCGCCGACGCGACCGAGCCGGCCCGCCAGCGCCAGGTTCACGAGGACCGCGGTATGGACGGGTTGCTGGAGGACCTGGTCTCCCGGACCTGTGCGCGGTGA
- the treZ gene encoding malto-oligosyltrehalose trehalohydrolase: MTRSERGRFDLWAPVPDQVRLSIEGDVVAMRRGDDGWWTPAQAVADGEVDYGYLLDDDPTVLPDPRSRRQPDGVHGRSRTDDPATFAWTDSNWPGRPLEGSAIYELHVGTFTPEGTFDAALDKLDHLLSLGVGFVELMPVNAFNGTHNWGYDGVLWSAVHEPYGGPAGYRRFVDGCHRAGLGVIQDVVHNHLGPSGNYLPRFGPYLKTDGRNTWGDLINLDGEASHEVRRFILDSALMWFQDFHVDGLRLDAVHALEDASPVHLLAELSAEVDLLQARLGRPLTLIAESDLNDIAMVTPRDEGGHGLTAQWSDDFHHALRVAFTGEASGYYADFADQDALVKVFNEGFFHNGTYSSFRERDHGRPIPTGTTPSSRLVVYSQNHDQVGNRARGDRLTEHLDEEQLVCLAMLTLTSPYTPMLFQGEEWASSRPFAFFTSHPEADLGRAVAEGRVAEFARMGWDPATVPDPQDPDTFARSKLDWDELRSGMHARVLAAYQELAKLRATQPDLLTPSFGRASRDDDGLLTLRRGSRTVLAALGDEPVTRELEPEAELLFVTGPGARLEGTRLTLAPGSGAVV; the protein is encoded by the coding sequence ATGACCCGATCTGAACGCGGCCGCTTCGACCTCTGGGCGCCGGTTCCCGACCAGGTCCGGCTGAGCATCGAGGGGGACGTCGTCGCGATGCGCCGCGGCGACGACGGCTGGTGGACACCCGCGCAGGCGGTGGCCGACGGTGAGGTCGACTACGGCTACCTCCTCGACGACGACCCGACCGTCCTCCCGGACCCGCGCTCGCGCCGCCAGCCGGACGGCGTGCACGGCCGTTCCCGGACCGACGACCCCGCCACCTTCGCGTGGACCGACAGCAACTGGCCCGGCCGCCCGCTGGAGGGTTCGGCGATCTACGAGCTGCACGTAGGCACCTTCACCCCTGAGGGCACCTTCGACGCCGCGCTCGACAAGCTCGACCACCTGCTCTCCCTCGGCGTCGGCTTCGTCGAGCTGATGCCGGTCAACGCGTTCAACGGCACCCACAACTGGGGGTACGACGGCGTGCTCTGGTCAGCGGTCCACGAACCGTACGGCGGCCCGGCCGGCTACCGCCGCTTTGTCGACGGCTGCCACCGTGCGGGGCTCGGCGTCATCCAGGACGTCGTCCACAACCACCTCGGTCCGTCCGGCAACTACCTCCCCCGGTTCGGGCCGTACCTCAAGACCGACGGCCGCAACACCTGGGGCGACCTGATCAACCTCGACGGCGAGGCCAGCCACGAGGTGCGTCGGTTCATCCTCGACAGTGCGCTGATGTGGTTCCAGGACTTCCACGTCGACGGGCTGCGGCTCGACGCGGTGCACGCACTCGAGGACGCCTCCCCGGTGCACCTCCTCGCCGAGCTCTCCGCCGAGGTCGATCTCCTCCAAGCCCGTCTCGGCCGTCCCCTGACGCTGATCGCCGAGTCGGACCTCAACGACATCGCGATGGTGACGCCCCGCGACGAGGGTGGGCACGGCCTCACGGCCCAGTGGAGCGACGACTTCCACCACGCGCTGCGCGTCGCGTTCACCGGGGAGGCCTCGGGGTACTACGCCGACTTCGCCGACCAGGACGCCCTGGTCAAGGTCTTCAACGAGGGGTTCTTCCACAACGGGACGTACTCCTCGTTCCGCGAGCGCGACCACGGCAGACCGATCCCTACCGGCACGACGCCGAGCTCGAGGCTGGTCGTCTACAGCCAGAACCACGACCAGGTCGGCAACCGCGCTCGCGGCGACCGGCTGACCGAGCACCTGGACGAAGAGCAGCTGGTCTGCCTGGCGATGCTGACGCTCACCTCGCCGTACACGCCGATGCTCTTCCAGGGCGAGGAGTGGGCGAGCAGCCGGCCCTTCGCGTTCTTCACCTCGCACCCGGAGGCCGACCTGGGTCGTGCCGTGGCCGAGGGCCGCGTCGCGGAGTTCGCCCGGATGGGCTGGGATCCCGCCACGGTCCCCGACCCGCAGGACCCCGACACGTTCGCGCGCTCGAAACTCGACTGGGACGAGCTCAGGTCGGGGATGCACGCCCGGGTGCTGGCGGCGTACCAGGAGCTGGCCAAGCTGCGCGCCACGCAGCCGGACCTGCTGACGCCCTCGTTCGGCCGCGCGAGCAGGGACGACGACGGGTTGCTGACCCTACGGCGTGGCTCGCGCACCGTGCTGGCCGCGCTCGGCGACGAGCCCGTCACGCGCGAGCTGGAGCCGGAGGCCGAGCTGCTCTTCGTGACCGGACCCGGCGCCCGCCTGGAGGGCACCCGGCTGACCCTCGCACCGGGTTCAGGAGCCGTGGTTTAG